In the Candidatus Bathyarchaeia archaeon genome, TTTGCAGTGAGGTTATCAGGGTTCCTGAGTCTAATTTGGCTGCAAACCCAGTTGCCGCGGCAACCCTGTTTGCTGTAGAGGTTTTTTCATTTTTTTCATCAGACATTTTTTTCACCTGGTTTTAATTTGAAGGTTAGTTTGAGTTCACTTTCCCCTTTGTCGCTGTAGTAGTTGGATTCTGCAGCGTTTGAGGGGATAACTTCCAGTCCGCCGTTATTGAGTACTGTACACTTTAGTTGTATTTCTATTTGAGGGATAGTAAAGGCGACTGGCTGGTCTTGGGTTGCTTGAGCGGCTTGGTCTAAGCCTTGGTTAGCTTGGTTGAGTAACTGGGAGATTACGGAAAAAAAAGTAAAAGGGGAAGACATTTTCATTACGACGATGGGGGTGTTTCTGCAGGTGCAGGGGTTGTGTCTTGGACGATTTTGTCGATGGCTTTGACGAGCGGTTCTGGTGGCGGTGCAGGGGCAACTTTGATTTCGATGAAACTGGATGCTTCAACGGAGTAGGAGTATTTGCTGGAGTATTTCGCGTCGACGGAAGCAGAGAAGAATGCCCAGCCACCTTTAGCTTTAACCTGCACTGATGCCTCGGTCGTCCTCTGCATGGTGATTACCATCTTTATCTGGATGGTTCCGCTTTGGATTTGCAGAAGAGTAGGCAGAATGCCGAAAGCTAATGCGTTGCCAGAGATTTCTTTTTCTTCGTTTGAGTTGTCGCTGGTTTTGCGGTATTTAAGTGAAACCGGAGTGTCAACTAGGTCTTCTACGCCTGCAATGAAGGAAGAGTTTGCGTCGTTTTGGGCGGCAACCATGGCTAGCAGCAGGTTGCGAATCATTTGGTCAAAAGGCACGCTTGCAAGTTCTGTTCCGATTGATAGGGCTGACAATTTCATACCTCGGAGTTGCTTTCTCGGTGTTCATTCTATTTAACTATTGAGACAGCATATTTCTGTCAAACCTGCAGCACCGCATTGGGCAAAGATATATAAAAACTGTAGAAACGTCATGACGCATAAACAGAAGTATGGCGATACAAGATAAAAAGACAAAAAAACAGCAAAAACAACCCCAAACAACAAAATTTAGCGCACCACAGCTAAATAACGTACCATCCAAAGGCAAACTGTAAGTATCAATTTGACAACATACGCGCGAAGAAAAACAAAAAAACCCACCAAACCATAAGCAAAACGCAACAAACTATGCAGCAGTTTCAGGTCTTCTTTTTTTAACCCAGTAAAAAACAGCACCCAACCCCAGAAACGCTACCCCAGCAAGCCACGAATTTGGCGCCGCAAAATAGATAAACACCAAAAGCGAAAGGCTGGAAACCAAACCAATAACCGAAATCACCCGTGGGTACCTACGATGCTTAAGCTTGAGCGCCGAGATGTTTGCCCACACGTAGCTAAAAAGCAGCCCAAACGTGCTCACCGCAATCACGCTGGTCAAGTCAGCAAACAAAACCACCACCGCCATAACCAATCCAACAATCCAAATCGCCACATAAGGCGTCCCAAACCGCGGATGCACCCTACCCAGCGCCGCAGGAAAATCGCGTCGGCGAGCCATGGAAAACGCCATCCGGGAAACCCCCAAAACCGCCGCCAACAAAACGCTCGCCGTGGCAACTGCGCCGCCAACTGCCAAAACCTGCATAGCCCAAGCGTTTCCCGAACCGCCCATGGCAACCACTAAGGGCGCATTGGATGAAGATAACGGTTCGGCACCTACTAAACCAACTGCGACCGCGCCCACAAGCACGTAGATTACGGCGCAAATCAGCAACGAAAGCAGCACCGCACGCGGAACATTACGCTTGGCATCCTTAACTTCCTCCGCCAAAACGGCAACTCGGGGGAACCCACCGTAAGCAAAAAAGATGAAACACAACCCAAAAAGCATCCCTTCACTAAAGGGCGTAAAGGGCACAAAATTTTCCACCTCAACAAACATTAACCCATATGCAACAAAAAAGCCCAAAACTGCAATCTTCACCAAAACTAGCACGTTATTTAAAAAAGCGGACTGCCGCACCCCCACAAAATTCAAAGCCGTAAACCCCAAACATAACAGCGCTGCTATGACGTTGGCGGGTAAACCTGGAACAGCAGCACTCAGGTAGTAACCAAATCCCAGAGAAACCGCGGCGCCGCCAAAGGTGTTTGCAACCACCCACATCCAGCCCGTCAGGAAACCTGCAAACGGCGAAACCAGCCGTCGCGTGTACTCGTATGCTGCACCTTCGACGGGCTGCCAAGTTGTTAACTCCACAAAGCTTAGCGCCGTAAACAGCGCCAAAACTGCAGCCAACCCCATCGAAACCACCAACGCCGAACCCGCATACCCCGCCAAAATGCCCGTTACAACAAAGATTCCGCCGCCAATTATGGCGCCAACGTTTATGCTTACGGCATCCCAAAGGCTCAGCGTAGGTTTAAGCTGACTGGGCTGATCCCTGTTTTCCATGCAACCACTGCTAAACAAATCCAACTTGCATAGCTATTAAAACCTTGGCTCTGTCCTTGTCGGTTCGTTTCTCCAATAACCTTCAACCTAGTGGGGTCCATTTGATTAAGAAGAGCATTGGCTTTAGCACTAAAAACAGATTTTCAGTTTAAACCTTCTGAGGATTGCGGAATAATTATTCGGACAAGAATAATGGGGTACACTAAGATGAAATGCAAGCAAACGAACTGACAACTGGAAGGAATATGGTCACCACTATACTTCTTCGTCATAATTTTGGAAAAGGTTGAGAATTAAAGGTCTTTGCGTTCTTTTTGGAACTGTGCACCACATGCTAGCAAACTGCTCATGTGGTTTTCTAGGTGGAATTTATACGCCTGAGCGTTCCCAATTTTTCTTGTAGGTACAACAAAGCCCATATCCACAAGTTTCTTCAACGCGTCTTTTGTAGTCTTGTAAGAGAGATTAGCTGATTCAGATAACATGGAGATGGTTTGCTCTGAATTCCCTACAATGTATGCTTGGTCGAAGAGTCTGGCTGTTGGTCCTCCGAAAATGCTTGAGAATGGCCCTCTTGTTGCATATTCCTCAGAGTCTGCCCTTTTCCCACTACGTTTCTGGATTTCTTGCATAACGCTTCAACCTCAGAAGCAGTTAGTATTTATTTACACTTAAAGTTTACTATTTACCAATAAGATTTTAAAATATTCCAAAGCTAAAACATTTAAACGGGTAGCGATAAATCCTCCGTTATGCCACCAACCCTATCGTCCATGAAACCAGAGGAGCGTGAATACGTAGGTTTTATTTTAAATAAGTTATGGGTCAATAGGTACTGGTGTGGCGAAGGCAAAAATCAGCATTTGGGACACACTTCAATTGATAATGTACCGAAAGGAAAGTCTCGTAGCGAAAAAGGCGCTATCTTGGATGTTGTTGACGACTTAATTCGGCTTGGTTTTATATGTCCAGTTTCAGCCAATCAAGATAGACATGTTTGTG is a window encoding:
- a CDS encoding APC family permease, which gives rise to MENRDQPSQLKPTLSLWDAVSINVGAIIGGGIFVVTGILAGYAGSALVVSMGLAAVLALFTALSFVELTTWQPVEGAAYEYTRRLVSPFAGFLTGWMWVVANTFGGAAVSLGFGYYLSAAVPGLPANVIAALLCLGFTALNFVGVRQSAFLNNVLVLVKIAVLGFFVAYGLMFVEVENFVPFTPFSEGMLFGLCFIFFAYGGFPRVAVLAEEVKDAKRNVPRAVLLSLLICAVIYVLVGAVAVGLVGAEPLSSSNAPLVVAMGGSGNAWAMQVLAVGGAVATASVLLAAVLGVSRMAFSMARRRDFPAALGRVHPRFGTPYVAIWIVGLVMAVVVLFADLTSVIAVSTFGLLFSYVWANISALKLKHRRYPRVISVIGLVSSLSLLVFIYFAAPNSWLAGVAFLGLGAVFYWVKKRRPETAA